One genomic segment of Micromonospora sp. WMMC415 includes these proteins:
- a CDS encoding MBL fold metallo-hydrolase — protein sequence MLVDAGNSPAAARRIRAEIEAAGLPAPRRLVCTHHHWNHVWGACAWPDVEVIEHRTGARILQAEARRPWGHRYLREEVAADLRSGQASGPGPGRWSPGTVSPSCRRAPSSTTR from the coding sequence GTGCTGGTCGACGCCGGCAACAGCCCGGCGGCCGCCCGGCGGATCCGAGCGGAGATCGAGGCGGCCGGACTGCCGGCACCACGCCGGCTGGTCTGCACCCATCACCACTGGAACCACGTCTGGGGGGCGTGCGCCTGGCCGGACGTGGAGGTCATCGAACACCGGACCGGTGCACGCATCCTGCAGGCAGAGGCCCGACGTCCGTGGGGGCACCGGTATCTGCGCGAGGAGGTGGCCGCCGATCTCCGCTCGGGCCAAGCTTCCGGGCCCGGGCCTGGGCGATGGTCTCCTGGGACGGTTTCGCCGTCGTGCCGCCGTGCACCGAGTTCGACGACGCGCTGA